Proteins found in one Timaviella obliquedivisa GSE-PSE-MK23-08B genomic segment:
- a CDS encoding aldo/keto reductase codes for MQYRRFGRTELLMPVFSCGGMRYQYKWQDLPQQDVPLDNQANLEATIRRSLEVGINHIETARGYGSSEMQLGEILPKLPREKLIVQTKISPSADAAAFRSTFDQSLAYLKLDSIDLLGLHGINTPELLEYSLRPGGCLEVARQLRAQGKVRFIGFSTHASPAVIQQAIATDAFDYINLHWYYINQTNWGAIAAANRHDMGVFIISPSNKGGMLENPPQRLVDLCAPLSPMVFNDLFCLSRPQIHTLSIGAARPQDFDEHLKTLDLLDHVEEVLPPILQRLEQAMIDQFGEAWAKTWQVGLPSYEQTPGNINIPVVLMLRNLAIAYDMMDYGKMRYNLLTNAGHWFPGANASRATELDLRPSLVHSPHAEAIPEALMDAHRLLAGETVKRLSQQ; via the coding sequence ATGCAATACCGAAGATTTGGGCGTACTGAGTTGCTAATGCCTGTTTTCTCTTGTGGCGGAATGCGTTACCAGTACAAATGGCAAGATTTGCCTCAGCAGGATGTCCCACTCGACAATCAGGCAAATTTAGAAGCAACGATCCGGCGATCGCTTGAGGTGGGCATCAACCATATCGAAACCGCCAGAGGATACGGATCTTCAGAAATGCAGCTTGGTGAGATTCTACCCAAGCTACCGCGCGAAAAACTCATTGTTCAAACCAAAATCTCTCCTAGCGCAGATGCAGCCGCATTTCGCAGCACGTTCGACCAGTCTTTGGCTTATCTGAAGCTCGACTCTATAGATCTGTTGGGGTTGCATGGTATTAACACCCCCGAATTGCTGGAATATAGTCTTCGTCCTGGTGGCTGTTTAGAGGTAGCGCGTCAGCTTCGGGCGCAGGGTAAGGTGAGATTCATCGGGTTTTCGACCCACGCTTCTCCAGCAGTCATTCAGCAGGCGATCGCCACGGATGCTTTCGACTACATCAATTTGCATTGGTACTACATTAATCAAACCAATTGGGGGGCGATCGCCGCTGCTAATCGGCATGATATGGGGGTGTTTATTATCAGCCCCTCAAACAAAGGCGGAATGCTTGAAAATCCACCCCAAAGGCTAGTCGATTTATGCGCGCCTCTTAGCCCCATGGTGTTCAACGATCTGTTTTGTCTGAGTCGTCCGCAAATTCATACGCTTAGCATCGGCGCTGCCCGCCCTCAAGATTTTGACGAACATCTCAAAACCCTAGATTTATTGGATCACGTTGAGGAAGTATTGCCACCCATTTTGCAACGGTTGGAGCAGGCAATGATTGATCAGTTTGGCGAGGCTTGGGCTAAAACTTGGCAGGTCGGCTTGCCCAGCTACGAGCAAACACCAGGAAATATCAACATTCCAGTGGTCTTGATGCTGCGGAATTTGGCGATCGCCTACGACATGATGGACTACGGCAAAATGCGCTACAACCTGCTGACTAATGCTGGGCATTGGTTCCCTGGCGCAAATGCGAGTCGGGCAACAGAGCTTGATTTGCGCCCCAGTTTGGTACATAGCCCCCATGCTGAGGCAATTCCAGAGGCGTTAATGGATGCCCATCGGCTGCTAGCCGGTGAGACCGTGAAAAGGTTATCACAGCAGTAG
- a CDS encoding molybdopterin-dependent oxidoreductase, whose amino-acid sequence MSLILPKRTLSRRHLLQLSGLSGLGLLLNGCGTSLFSNEVGQATEPLNQAIESLLLTQKPTPEYPLSAIEPDKLLINTFDKAPQIDPAKFQLAIAGEVANPLQLSLADLQKLAFTSMVIQHVCVEGWAAIVQWGGVRLQDLAALVQPKSSARYVYFKSADGYYESWDLASALHPQTLMVYQKNGQPLSVDNGAPLRLASPVKLGYKQSKWVTEITFISQLPSKKGYWEDFGYEWFGGV is encoded by the coding sequence ATGAGCCTGATTCTACCGAAACGCACTCTTTCTCGCCGTCACTTGCTGCAACTTTCTGGGCTATCTGGGCTGGGTCTGCTGCTGAATGGATGCGGCACCAGTTTATTTTCCAATGAAGTGGGTCAAGCCACTGAGCCGCTCAACCAAGCGATCGAATCTTTACTGCTTACCCAAAAACCTACCCCAGAATATCCGCTCAGCGCGATCGAACCGGATAAACTTCTCATTAATACCTTTGATAAAGCACCCCAGATCGATCCCGCCAAGTTTCAATTGGCGATCGCTGGAGAAGTCGCCAATCCTTTGCAGTTGAGCTTGGCAGATTTGCAAAAACTAGCGTTCACCTCCATGGTAATTCAACATGTATGTGTCGAGGGTTGGGCGGCGATCGTGCAATGGGGTGGCGTTCGGTTACAGGATCTTGCGGCTCTGGTTCAGCCCAAATCCAGCGCTCGCTACGTCTACTTTAAATCTGCCGATGGTTACTACGAAAGCTGGGATCTTGCCTCGGCGCTCCATCCCCAAACCCTGATGGTATATCAAAAAAATGGGCAACCTTTATCAGTAGATAATGGTGCCCCATTGCGATTAGCCTCTCCCGTTAAGCTGGGCTACAAACAGAGTAAATGGGTCACGGAAATTACCTTCATTTCTCAATTACCCTCTAAAAAAGGATATTGGGAAGATTTCGGCTACGAGTGGTTTGGCGGAGTCTAG
- a CDS encoding cytochrome b/b6 domain-containing protein, with protein sequence MTSATPARKKALPTPSQTILAKTFHWVNIISLLLMISSGLQIYNANPVFGSRGGWRFPNLFLLGGWLGGGRDWHFAVMWIYSLNLLGYGLYVFISRRWQRRFASSSDVKAIRVSENVKRKNYAWHRLIYTLIIPILILAIASGLAMYKPVQLYWLAALFGNWQTLRTVHFITVPTVLLFTLVHSLFALRVGGTRLIKSMFV encoded by the coding sequence ATGACTTCAGCAACTCCTGCCCGCAAGAAAGCACTACCAACTCCTAGCCAAACTATTTTGGCAAAAACATTTCATTGGGTGAACATTATTAGTTTGCTCTTAATGATTAGCAGCGGACTGCAAATTTATAATGCCAATCCTGTGTTTGGTAGTCGGGGTGGTTGGCGTTTTCCCAATTTATTTCTACTCGGTGGCTGGCTGGGAGGGGGACGGGACTGGCATTTTGCGGTGATGTGGATCTATTCCCTCAATCTCTTGGGCTACGGTTTATATGTTTTTATTAGCCGCCGTTGGCAACGACGATTTGCGAGCTCTAGTGATGTCAAAGCGATCCGAGTGAGCGAAAATGTAAAGCGTAAAAACTATGCCTGGCATCGGCTAATTTATACCCTGATTATTCCAATTCTCATATTGGCGATCGCCAGTGGTCTGGCAATGTATAAACCTGTTCAACTGTATTGGCTTGCCGCACTATTTGGAAACTGGCAAACCTTACGAACCGTTCACTTTATTACAGTGCCTACGGTTCTTTTGTTTACTCTGGTTCATTCCTTATTTGCCCTAAGGGTTGGCGGCACTCGTTTAATCAAATCAATGTTTGTCTAG
- the msrA gene encoding peptide-methionine (S)-S-oxide reductase MsrA, which yields MSVSILRSRYFIVTLSLLSVTAIALYSGSRTTLSSPSAIATVNFPDPKTVPSNVQGEQTVVFAGGCFWGVEAVFEHLKGVSNVVSGFAGGDAKSANYDAVSSGSTEHAEAVKITYDPTQISYGQLLKVYFAVAHDPTQLNRQGPDSGTQYRSAVFFANSEQQQITKAYIEQLNEAKIFKGAIATQVTPLNGFYEAEEYHQDFIDRNPAYPYVVIHDLPKLKNLQVQFPTLYKNKVR from the coding sequence GTGTCAGTTTCTATTCTGCGATCGCGCTATTTCATTGTGACTCTGTCCCTGCTTTCTGTTACTGCGATCGCGCTTTATAGCGGATCTCGAACAACATTGAGTTCTCCAAGCGCGATCGCAACAGTAAACTTTCCTGATCCGAAAACCGTTCCCTCAAATGTGCAAGGAGAACAAACTGTAGTATTCGCAGGTGGATGTTTTTGGGGTGTAGAAGCCGTGTTTGAACATCTCAAGGGAGTTTCTAATGTTGTCTCAGGTTTTGCGGGAGGTGACGCTAAAAGCGCAAACTACGACGCGGTCAGTTCTGGCAGCACGGAGCACGCTGAGGCAGTAAAAATCACCTACGATCCTACGCAGATTTCCTACGGACAGTTACTCAAAGTTTACTTTGCTGTTGCCCACGATCCAACTCAACTGAATCGTCAAGGCCCTGACTCTGGCACCCAATATCGTTCGGCTGTCTTTTTTGCTAACTCCGAGCAGCAGCAGATCACGAAAGCCTATATCGAGCAACTTAATGAGGCAAAGATTTTTAAGGGTGCGATTGCCACCCAAGTTACGCCTTTAAATGGGTTTTATGAAGCCGAAGAATATCACCAAGATTTCATCGATCGCAATCCAGCTTATCCTTATGTTGTAATTCACGATTTACCTAAACTCAAAAATCTTCAAGTCCAGTTTCCCACACTATATAAGAACAAAGTAAGATAA
- a CDS encoding sulfite exporter TauE/SafE family protein — MTTLPLGLALLAGVLTVLSPCVLPILPIIVGRSLQAHPYAPVVLVSGLVSGFAVAGSLLGITASWLTGLANGIRLGAIVLLLVLGVLAIFPHWSDRVFSVLRIQRFQSSASPGLLGEFWLGTQLGFLWTPCAGPILGSILILAAVDHQILGAFRLLLVYGIGAALPLLAIAYGGRTLSRQLLKIRAYSATLQRVGGVIVVITAIAILLGWDVQIQLWLAPFFPNPLL, encoded by the coding sequence ATGACGACGTTGCCCCTGGGTTTAGCATTGTTGGCAGGAGTTCTGACTGTTCTTTCACCTTGCGTCTTGCCAATTTTGCCGATTATTGTGGGGCGATCGCTGCAAGCTCATCCCTACGCTCCGGTTGTGCTAGTGTCGGGTTTAGTGAGCGGGTTTGCGGTAGCAGGAAGTTTGTTAGGCATCACTGCAAGCTGGTTGACCGGGTTAGCTAATGGCATTCGGCTAGGCGCGATCGTCCTCTTGTTAGTTTTAGGAGTGTTGGCAATCTTTCCCCATTGGAGCGATCGCGTATTCAGTGTGCTTCGCATTCAGCGATTTCAATCGTCTGCGTCCCCCGGACTGTTGGGCGAGTTTTGGCTAGGCACCCAACTGGGCTTCCTCTGGACACCTTGCGCTGGACCCATTCTAGGCAGCATTTTGATATTAGCCGCTGTCGATCATCAAATATTAGGTGCATTTCGCTTATTGTTGGTTTACGGCATTGGGGCAGCCTTGCCCTTGTTAGCGATCGCCTATGGAGGACGCACCCTCAGCCGCCAACTTCTTAAGATTCGTGCCTACAGTGCAACATTACAGCGAGTTGGAGGTGTAATCGTGGTGATAACGGCGATCGCTATTCTTTTGGGCTGGGATGTGCAAATTCAACTTTGGCTAGCGCCATTTTTTCCAAACCCGTTGCTTTAA
- a CDS encoding thioredoxin family protein, protein MASLQRRQLLRYLGLGLLGASTATLAPSCQKISTSTTPASTTPALASSPVPKEGRTLPEFQGISEWLNGSPLTVADLDGSVVLIQFWTFACINCQRTLPYIVQWHQQYAAQGLKVVGIHTPEFAFEREPRNVQKALQQYQITYPVPLDNDFKTWKAYDNGYWPQLYLADRQGTVRYDHIGEGAYDETEKTIRQLLQEG, encoded by the coding sequence ATGGCAAGTCTTCAACGACGACAATTACTCAGGTATTTGGGGTTGGGATTGCTAGGAGCCAGTACTGCAACATTGGCTCCTAGTTGCCAAAAAATATCTACATCTACCACTCCTGCATCCACCACTCCTGCCCTAGCTTCTAGCCCAGTGCCTAAGGAAGGAAGAACCTTACCTGAATTTCAGGGCATTAGTGAGTGGCTGAATGGTTCGCCCTTAACGGTTGCTGATCTGGATGGTAGCGTTGTGCTCATTCAGTTTTGGACGTTTGCTTGCATCAACTGTCAACGAACGTTGCCTTACATCGTTCAATGGCATCAGCAATATGCTGCTCAGGGGTTGAAAGTAGTGGGTATTCACACGCCAGAGTTTGCCTTTGAGCGAGAACCCCGCAATGTTCAAAAGGCATTGCAACAATACCAGATTACTTATCCTGTGCCCTTAGATAACGACTTCAAAACCTGGAAAGCTTACGACAATGGCTACTGGCCCCAGCTTTATTTAGCCGATCGCCAAGGTACAGTACGCTATGACCACATTGGCGAAGGAGCCTATGACGAAACTGAGAAAACCATTCGTCAGCTTCTTCAGGAAGGCTAA
- a CDS encoding pentapeptide MXKDX repeat protein — protein sequence MNFKIIGLVTGLVLAAATLASCSSNVPTSTQSAPSSPASGAAPSDAMQGDAMKNDAMKGDAMQGDAMKNDAMKGDAMQGDAMKNDAMKNDAMKGDAMKGDAMKGDAMKNDAMKNDAMQGDAMKGDAMSPSPATNP from the coding sequence ATGAACTTCAAAATCATTGGCTTAGTCACAGGTTTAGTGTTAGCAGCCGCTACCCTCGCAAGCTGCTCCAGCAACGTACCGACTAGCACCCAATCCGCCCCCAGCAGCCCTGCATCTGGTGCGGCTCCAAGTGACGCGATGCAAGGCGACGCAATGAAGAATGATGCGATGAAGGGTGACGCGATGCAAGGCGACGCGATGAAGAATGATGCGATGAAGGGTGACGCGATGCAAGGCGACGCGATGAAGAATGATGCGATGAAGAATGATGCGATGAAGGGTGACGCAATGAAGGGTGATGCAATGAAGGGTGACGCAATGAAGAATGATGCCATGAAGAATGATGCGATGCAAGGCGACGCAATGAAGGGTGATGCTATGTCTCCCAGCCCAGCAACTAACCCTTAG
- a CDS encoding GNAT family N-acetyltransferase, whose protein sequence is MFLYKVDDEVELGLLQHHYSQQLFTLVDQNRVYLREWLNWVDGTKTIADTELFVGRSLQRFANNNGVTCGIWYRRELCGCIDLHEVNWSDRKSSIGYWLVAPLQGKGIMTRACNGLMRYGFDELNLHRIVIYVAAENFKSRAIPERLGFQQDGVLRQSIWMYDRFLDLVVYSLLASEWNAQKPATVRQ, encoded by the coding sequence ATGTTTCTTTATAAAGTTGATGATGAGGTGGAATTAGGCTTACTTCAACATCACTATTCCCAGCAATTGTTTACTCTAGTTGATCAAAATCGGGTTTACCTCAGAGAGTGGTTGAACTGGGTAGATGGAACGAAAACGATCGCTGATACGGAATTGTTTGTTGGGCGATCGCTGCAACGGTTTGCAAACAATAATGGAGTGACTTGCGGAATTTGGTATCGCCGGGAGTTATGCGGCTGTATTGATTTGCATGAAGTGAATTGGAGCGATCGCAAGAGTTCAATTGGCTATTGGTTAGTGGCACCGCTGCAAGGAAAGGGCATTATGACACGGGCTTGCAATGGCTTAATGCGCTATGGCTTTGATGAATTAAACCTGCACCGCATCGTGATTTATGTAGCCGCTGAAAACTTTAAGAGCCGTGCCATTCCTGAACGATTGGGATTTCAGCAAGACGGAGTGTTGCGGCAGTCAATTTGGATGTACGATCGCTTTCTCGATTTAGTCGTATACAGCCTGTTGGCAAGTGAATGGAACGCTCAGAAGCCTGCCACCGTTCGCCAGTAG
- a CDS encoding threo-3-hydroxy-L-aspartate ammonia-lyase: protein MSLLSAVTYEDIQSAATRLKEQAILTPVLTSRTVDDRTQSQVFFKCENFQRTGSFKFRGAYNALAQLSAEQRQRGVVAYSSGNHAQGMALAGKLLGIPTTIVMPKDAPAVKLAATQGYGAEVVLYDRAESAREDLCQKIAAERGAMIVPPFNHPHIIAGQGTAAKELIEAVGELDVLLVCCGGGGLLSGCAIAAHTLSPQCRIIGVEPEKGDDATRSFHTKTLQTIGNPDTIADGARTASLGTLTFPLVLHYVHDMVTVSDEALLRTMFFLWERMKIVVEPTGVLAATALLEGIVIAPGQRVGVIISGGNVDLGKYLR from the coding sequence ATGTCTCTACTTTCTGCCGTTACTTACGAAGATATTCAATCGGCTGCGACCCGTCTGAAGGAGCAAGCAATCTTAACTCCTGTGCTCACCTCTCGGACGGTGGACGATCGCACTCAAAGCCAAGTCTTTTTCAAATGCGAAAATTTTCAACGCACAGGCTCCTTCAAGTTCCGAGGAGCCTATAACGCTCTGGCTCAACTCTCTGCTGAACAAAGACAGCGGGGAGTCGTGGCTTATTCATCGGGCAATCATGCTCAGGGAATGGCGTTGGCAGGGAAGCTCTTGGGCATTCCTACCACGATTGTCATGCCGAAAGATGCACCAGCGGTCAAACTAGCGGCAACGCAGGGCTATGGGGCTGAGGTCGTGCTGTACGATCGCGCCGAGTCGGCACGAGAAGATCTGTGTCAAAAAATTGCTGCGGAACGGGGCGCAATGATTGTGCCGCCGTTTAATCATCCCCACATTATTGCGGGGCAAGGTACAGCGGCAAAGGAACTAATTGAAGCGGTGGGCGAACTGGATGTGCTGCTGGTGTGCTGTGGCGGCGGCGGCTTGTTGTCGGGCTGTGCGATCGCTGCTCATACGCTTTCGCCTCAATGCCGAATCATTGGCGTAGAACCTGAAAAAGGTGATGATGCCACGCGATCGTTCCATACCAAAACCCTTCAGACGATTGGAAATCCTGACACGATCGCCGACGGTGCCCGGACTGCCAGCCTCGGTACACTGACGTTTCCTCTCGTTCTGCACTATGTTCATGACATGGTGACAGTTTCGGATGAAGCGTTGCTACGGACGATGTTTTTCTTGTGGGAACGAATGAAAATAGTGGTAGAACCCACCGGCGTATTGGCAGCAACAGCTTTACTAGAAGGCATCGTGATTGCCCCAGGGCAACGAGTGGGGGTAATTATTAGCGGTGGAAATGTCGATTTAGGAAAGTATTTGCGCTAA
- the leuB gene encoding 3-isopropylmalate dehydrogenase — MTNYRITLLPGDGIGPEILDVAVAVLNRVGEKLGLQFEFKTALMGGAAIDATGVPLPDETLEICRSSDAVLLAAIGGYKWDTLPNSLRPERGLLGLRAGLGLFANLRPASILPQLIDASSLKREVVEGVDIMVVRELTGGIYFGQPRGIFETETGEKRGVNTMVYSESEIERIGRVAFEAARKRSGRLCSVDKSNVLEVSQLWRDRITQLSAEYPDVELSHLYVDNAAMQLLRAPKQFDTIVTGNLFGDILSDAAAMLTGSIGMLPSASLGAAGTPGVFEPVHGSAPDIAGQDKANPIAQVLSAAMMLRYGLNEPAAADVMEQAVQTVLDAGYRTGDIMSVGMKPVGCQAMGEALLAAL; from the coding sequence ATGACGAACTACCGGATTACGCTTCTTCCTGGCGATGGCATTGGTCCCGAAATTTTGGACGTGGCGGTGGCAGTGCTGAACCGGGTCGGGGAAAAGCTGGGGTTGCAGTTTGAGTTTAAGACGGCGCTGATGGGCGGAGCCGCGATCGATGCAACAGGCGTTCCGTTACCCGATGAGACGCTAGAGATTTGCCGTAGCAGTGATGCAGTTTTGTTGGCGGCGATCGGGGGCTATAAGTGGGATACGTTGCCCAATAGTTTGCGTCCAGAGCGAGGGCTTTTGGGCTTACGCGCCGGGCTAGGACTGTTTGCCAACTTGCGTCCGGCAAGTATTTTGCCCCAGTTAATTGATGCCTCTTCGCTAAAGCGTGAGGTGGTGGAAGGCGTAGATATTATGGTGGTGCGGGAGTTGACAGGGGGAATTTACTTCGGTCAGCCTAGAGGCATTTTTGAGACAGAAACTGGAGAAAAGCGCGGAGTGAATACGATGGTGTATTCCGAAAGCGAAATTGAGCGAATTGGGCGAGTGGCATTTGAGGCAGCGCGGAAACGGAGCGGGCGGCTCTGTTCAGTCGATAAATCGAATGTGCTGGAGGTTTCGCAATTGTGGCGCGATCGCATTACCCAACTTTCGGCAGAATACCCCGACGTAGAGCTTTCCCATTTGTACGTCGATAACGCTGCGATGCAGCTTCTCCGCGCCCCCAAGCAGTTTGACACCATCGTGACGGGCAATTTGTTTGGAGATATTCTTTCCGATGCCGCCGCCATGCTGACGGGCAGCATTGGCATGTTACCTTCAGCAAGCTTAGGAGCAGCAGGCACTCCAGGCGTGTTTGAACCCGTCCATGGTTCTGCCCCAGATATTGCCGGACAAGATAAAGCCAACCCGATCGCCCAAGTCCTGAGTGCAGCCATGATGTTGCGCTATGGGCTGAACGAACCTGCCGCTGCTGATGTCATGGAACAGGCAGTCCAGACTGTGCTGGATGCGGGCTATCGGACAGGAGATATTATGTCGGTGGGGATGAAGCCAGTGGGCTGTCAGGCAATGGGCGAGGCGTTGCTGGCGGCACTGTAG
- a CDS encoding CoB--CoM heterodisulfide reductase iron-sulfur subunit B family protein: MTLRYAYFPGCVAQGACRELYLSTQALTQALGIELVELKKASCCGSGTFKEDSQLLEDTVNARNIALAESLNLPLLTHCSTCQGVIGHVDDRLKSAQQNNPAYLEQVNGLLKQEGCSPYKGSTDVKHLLWALVGDYGLEALQQKVTRKLSGLKCASFYGCYLLRSQPLPYDDPHAPESMENVFRAIGATPIYYRGRTQCCGWPLSSYATEQSFKMAGGHIQEAIAAGADCIVTPCPLCHLNLDSRQPEVAQVVGKKLGLPVLHLPQLVALALGIEPKALGLDRHVVSTRSVLEKLGI, translated from the coding sequence ATGACCTTACGATACGCCTATTTTCCCGGCTGCGTCGCTCAGGGAGCCTGCCGCGAACTCTACCTTTCTACCCAAGCCCTGACCCAAGCCCTGGGTATTGAACTCGTCGAACTTAAAAAAGCCTCCTGCTGTGGTTCTGGCACCTTCAAAGAAGACTCCCAGCTTTTAGAGGATACCGTGAATGCCCGCAACATTGCCCTAGCCGAATCGCTCAATCTGCCTCTCCTCACCCATTGCAGCACTTGTCAAGGCGTGATTGGGCACGTAGACGATCGCCTTAAATCAGCCCAGCAAAACAACCCAGCTTATCTAGAACAGGTTAACGGACTGCTCAAGCAAGAAGGTTGCTCTCCCTATAAAGGCAGCACTGATGTTAAACATTTGCTTTGGGCATTGGTTGGAGACTACGGCTTAGAAGCGCTTCAACAAAAGGTCACCCGCAAGCTCTCCGGCTTAAAGTGCGCCTCTTTCTACGGCTGCTACCTTTTGCGATCGCAGCCTCTGCCCTACGACGATCCCCATGCCCCCGAATCAATGGAAAACGTCTTCCGAGCGATCGGGGCAACTCCTATCTATTATCGAGGGCGCACTCAGTGTTGCGGCTGGCCTCTGTCTAGCTATGCCACCGAGCAATCGTTCAAAATGGCAGGTGGGCACATTCAGGAAGCGATCGCCGCTGGAGCCGATTGTATTGTTACGCCCTGTCCCCTCTGTCACCTCAACCTCGACTCTCGACAACCCGAAGTCGCGCAAGTAGTCGGCAAAAAGCTGGGGTTGCCTGTGCTGCATTTGCCCCAGTTAGTGGCGCTGGCGTTAGGAATTGAGCCGAAAGCTCTAGGATTAGATCGTCATGTGGTGTCAACGCGATCGGTATTGGAAAAGTTAGGGATTTAG
- a CDS encoding superoxide dismutase, whose translation MVFTAFPATSNAALVQLPPLPYDYAALAPSIDAETMQLHHDKHHATYVTNLNAALEKYPALQKQSVESLLQNLDQIPEDVRKTIQNNGGGHVNHSMFWTIMKPDGGGKPTGTLATAIQSTFGSYEAFQEKFNQAGANQFGSGWVWLVMNPQKQLQIISTANQDNPLMQGLYPVMGNDVWEHAYYLTYRNRRADYLKSWWNVVNWAEIEKRFVSSASY comes from the coding sequence ATGGTGTTTACCGCATTCCCTGCCACCTCTAACGCCGCACTGGTGCAACTGCCACCTCTCCCTTATGATTACGCAGCGCTAGCACCGTCTATTGATGCAGAAACGATGCAGCTTCATCACGACAAGCATCACGCGACCTACGTCACCAATCTCAACGCAGCCTTAGAGAAATACCCAGCACTGCAAAAACAAAGCGTAGAGTCGTTGCTGCAAAACTTAGATCAGATTCCCGAAGACGTTCGCAAAACCATTCAAAATAATGGTGGCGGACATGTTAACCACTCAATGTTTTGGACAATTATGAAGCCTGACGGCGGTGGTAAGCCCACTGGGACTTTAGCAACTGCCATTCAAAGCACCTTTGGTAGTTATGAAGCTTTCCAGGAAAAGTTTAATCAGGCAGGTGCAAACCAGTTTGGTAGCGGTTGGGTGTGGCTGGTCATGAATCCTCAAAAACAGTTGCAGATCATCAGCACTGCCAATCAAGATAATCCATTAATGCAAGGTTTGTACCCCGTCATGGGCAATGATGTGTGGGAACACGCCTACTATCTTACCTATCGCAATCGGCGGGCAGATTATCTTAAAAGCTGGTGGAATGTGGTCAACTGGGCTGAGATTGAGAAGCGGTTTGTGAGTAGTGCGAGTTACTAA
- a CDS encoding Hsp20/alpha crystallin family protein translates to MALIRWQPFQEMDYLQRDMNRLFDRLASTATNGDMDRAAFVPPAELQEEPDAIHLSLEVPGMTAEDLDINVSADAVSISGERKEETKTEEKGMTRTEFRYGRFQRVIPLPARVQNTNVQANYKDGILKLMLPKAEEEKNKVVKVNLG, encoded by the coding sequence ATGGCTCTTATTCGTTGGCAACCGTTTCAAGAAATGGACTATTTACAACGCGATATGAACCGTTTGTTCGATCGCTTGGCTAGTACTGCAACCAATGGTGATATGGATCGGGCAGCATTCGTTCCTCCCGCAGAGCTTCAAGAAGAGCCTGATGCGATTCATTTGAGCTTAGAAGTGCCGGGAATGACTGCCGAAGACTTAGACATTAATGTGAGCGCTGATGCAGTTTCTATTAGTGGTGAGCGCAAGGAAGAAACTAAAACCGAAGAAAAAGGCATGACTCGTACTGAGTTTCGCTATGGTCGCTTCCAACGTGTGATCCCTCTTCCTGCACGCGTTCAAAACACTAACGTTCAAGCTAATTACAAAGATGGCATTCTAAAGCTCATGCTTCCAAAAGCTGAAGAAGAGAAAAACAAGGTTGTTAAAGTCAATCTTGGTTAG
- a CDS encoding class I SAM-dependent methyltransferase, with the protein MSHDNNQNTYTSLGVVQYYAQLSALQPAEATVLNLLQTQLGSMKMLDIGVGGGRTTQHFSEVVAEYIGIDYSATMIAACQKRFSAPSNTTQFRVCDARDMSQFEDNSFDFILFSFNGIDYISHADRLQVFKEIQRVGKPGGYFCFSSHNLTGFEQEFDFKQQFSVHLLKTYVNLIMTALLHAFNFPISLKQLKSSAYLILKDESHNFRLKTYYIRPQEQISQLQSNFSAVKVYSWKNGLEVPADQVGCHSDLWLYYLCMIKKMSHTVTDHRSRDSV; encoded by the coding sequence ATGAGTCACGACAATAATCAAAATACCTACACTTCTCTAGGAGTGGTGCAATACTATGCCCAGCTAAGCGCTCTACAGCCTGCCGAGGCAACCGTTCTTAATCTTCTTCAAACTCAATTAGGAAGCATGAAAATGCTAGATATTGGGGTTGGGGGCGGTCGAACCACTCAACATTTTTCTGAAGTCGTTGCAGAATACATAGGCATCGATTATTCGGCAACTATGATTGCAGCTTGCCAAAAAAGGTTTTCAGCCCCTTCTAATACGACTCAGTTCCGAGTCTGCGATGCTAGAGATATGAGCCAGTTTGAGGATAATTCTTTTGACTTTATTCTGTTTAGTTTTAATGGCATCGACTACATTTCCCATGCCGATCGCTTGCAGGTTTTTAAAGAAATCCAGAGAGTTGGAAAACCAGGTGGATACTTTTGTTTTTCAAGCCATAATCTAACAGGCTTTGAACAAGAATTTGACTTTAAGCAACAGTTCAGCGTTCACTTGCTTAAAACTTACGTCAATTTAATAATGACAGCTTTGCTACACGCTTTCAATTTTCCCATTAGTCTTAAACAGCTTAAAAGCTCAGCTTACTTAATCCTTAAAGATGAATCGCACAATTTTCGCCTGAAAACCTACTACATTAGACCTCAAGAACAGATCAGCCAACTCCAGTCGAATTTTAGTGCAGTAAAAGTGTATTCCTGGAAAAATGGCTTGGAAGTCCCAGCAGATCAAGTAGGCTGTCATTCTGATCTATGGTTGTATTATCTGTGCATGATCAAAAAAATGAGTCATACAGTCACTGATCACCGAAGTAGGGATTCAGTTTAG